One Glycine soja cultivar W05 chromosome 2, ASM419377v2, whole genome shotgun sequence genomic region harbors:
- the LOC114383021 gene encoding protein COFACTOR ASSEMBLY OF COMPLEX C SUBUNIT B CCB1, chloroplastic-like: MVVTRALLPPPPHPHPLCSLPIPTKTRAFAFHQVDPFLGFKLERQHKRKSKKHVAHVSLHDDPLVSYTIQQNPYHLVLLAESAGYSLASYYTSLGLFVISVPGLWSLIKRSVKSKIVQKTFIGEGEKKAPNQAAGEILSFFTRNNFTVTDRGETITFEGMMVPSRGQAALLTFCTCISLASVALVLTITFPDVGNNWFWITISSPLAGLYYWTRASRKEQIKVKMIVGNDGNLSEIIVQGDDQQVEQMRKELKLSEKGMVYVKGVFER, from the exons ATGGTAGTAACTAGGGCATTGTTACCCCCTCCTCCTCATCCTCACCCCCTCTGCTCCCTTCCAATTCCCACCAAAACCAGAGCCTTTGCCTTTCACCAAGTAGACCCATTTTTGGGATTCAAATTGGAGCGACAAcacaaaagaaaatcaaagaaacATGTGGCTCATGTGTCACTCCATGATGACCCTTTGGTTTCATACACCATCCAACAAAACCCCTATCACCTGGTCTTGTTGGCAGAGAGTGCGGGTTACTCTTTGGCCAGTTATTACACTTCTTTGGGTCTCTTTGTCATCTCTGTGCCAGGACTCTGGTCTCTCATCAAACGTTCTGTCAAATCCAAG ATTGTGCAGAAGACGTTTATAGGTGAAGGTGAAAAGAAGGCGCCGAATCAAGCTGCTGGGGAGATTCTATCGTTCTTCACTCGTAACAATTTTACAGTGACTGACAGAGGAGAGACAATCAC GTTTGAAGGAATGATGGTTCCAAGCAGAGGTCAAGCAGCACTATTAACTTTTTGCACTTGCATCAGCTTGGCAAGTGTGGCACTTGTGCTTACCATAACCTTCCCAGATGTTGGCAACAACTGGTTTTGGATCACCATCTCGAGTCCATTGGC AGGCCTTTATTATTGGACTCGGGCATCGAGAAAGGAGCAGATTAAAGTGAAAATGATTGTTGGAAATGATGGAAACTTATCAGAGATCATTGTCCAAGGTGATGATCAACAGGTCGAGCAAATGAGGAAGGAACTCAAGTTAAGTGAAAAAGGCATGGTGTATGTTAAAGGCGTCTTTGAAAGATGA
- the LOC114383030 gene encoding cytochrome b-c1 complex subunit Rieske-4, mitochondrial-like produces MLRVAARRLSSSLSSSSPLRPNHAASAFLSRNDVVVDDRRSAPSSHPLLPFRGYATESLIHTKENSITPEIPPTVTAVKNPTSKIVYDDHNHERFPPGDPSKRAFAYFVLTGGRFAYASVVRLLVLKFVLSMSASKDVLALASLEVDLSSIEPGTTVTVKWRGKPVFIRRRTEDDIKLANSVDVGSLRDPQPDADRVKDPEWLIVIGVCTHLGCIPLPNAGDFGGWFCPCHGSHYDISGRIRKGPAPYNLEVPTYTFLEENKLMIG; encoded by the exons ATGTTGAGGGTTGCAGCTAGAAGgctctcttcttctctctcatcttcttctccgtTGCGGCCCAATCACGCCGCTTCCGCTTTTCTCTCTCGAAACGACGTCGTCGTCGATGACCGCAGATCTGCTCCTTCCTCCCATCCCCTTCTTCCCTTCAGAG GTTATGCTACTGAATCCCTGATCCACACAAAAGAAAACAGCATTACTCCTGAGATTCCGCCAACTGTTACTGCTGTTAAGAACCCTACTTCTAAGATTGTCTATGATGATCACAACCATGAAAGATTTCCCCCAGGTGACCCAAGCAAGAGGGCATTTGCCTACTTCGTACTTACAGGTGGTAGGTTTGCTTATGCCTCTGTGGTCCGTCTCCTTGTCCTCAAGTTTGTGCTAAGCATGTCTGCCAGTAAGGATGTTCTTGCTCTGGCTTCACTTGAGGTTGACCTCTCCAGCATTGAGCCTGGCACTACAGTGACTGTTAAGTGGCGTGGAAAGCCTGTGTTCATCAGGCGCCGAACTGAGGACGATATCAAGCTTGCAAATAGTGTTGATGTTGGATCTCTTCGCGATCCCCAGCCGGATGCAGATAGAGTCAAGGACCCAGAATGGCTCATTGTTATTGGGGTTTGTACACATTTGGGTTGCATTCCATTGCCAAATGCTGGTGACTTTGGGGGATGGTTTTGTCCATGCCATGGATCACATTATGATATTTCTGGCAGAATTAGGAAGGGACCAGCACCATACAATCTGGAGGTTCCTACGTACACCTTCTTGGAAGAAAACAAGTTGATGAttggttga
- the LOC114369837 gene encoding protein COFACTOR ASSEMBLY OF COMPLEX C SUBUNIT B CCB1, chloroplastic-like yields the protein MRSSGCAASTPLRANTFRVILGHPLWFEGMMVPRGQAALLTFCTCISLASVALVLTITFPDVGNYWFWITISSSLAALYYWTRASRKEQIKVKMIVGNDGNLSEIIVQGDDQQVEQMRKELKLSEKGMVYVKASLKDDLLAIFFRR from the exons ATGAGATCATCAGGCTGTGCAGCATCAACACCACTAAGAGCAAACACTTTCCGTGTGATCCTCGGTCATCCGCTTTG GTTTGAAGGAATGATGGTTCCAAGAGGTCAAGCGGCACTATTAACTTTTTGCACTTGCATCAGCTTGGCAAGTGTGGCACTTGTGCTTACCATAACCTTCCCAGATGTTGGCAACTACTGGTTTTGGATCACCATCTCGAGTTCATTGGC AGCCCTTTATTATTGGACTCGGGCATCGAGAAAGGAGCAGATTAAAGTGAAAATGATTGTTGGAAATGATGGAAACTTATCAGAGATCATTGTCCAAGGTGATGATCAACAGGTCGAGCAAATGAGGAAGGAACTCAAGTTAAGTGAAAAAGGCATGGTGTATGTTAAGGCGTCTTTGAAAGATGATCTATTGGCTATTTTCTTCAGGAGGTAG
- the LOC114383014 gene encoding cytochrome b-c1 complex subunit Rieske-4, mitochondrial-like, which produces MLRVAARRLSSLSSSSPLRPNHAASAFLSRNDVVVDDHRSVPSSHPLLPFRGFATESLIHPIENSIIPQILPTVTAVKNPTSKIVYDDHNHERFPPGDPSKRAFAYFVLTGGRFAYASLVRLLVLKFVLSMSASKDVLALASLEVDLSSIEPGTTVTVKWRGKPVFIRRRTEDDIKLANSVDVGSLRDPQPDADRVKDPEWLIVIGVCTHLGCIPLPNAGDFGGWFCPCHGSHYDISGRIRKGPAPYNLEVPTYTFLEENKLMIG; this is translated from the exons ATGTTGAGGGTTGCAGCTAGGaggctctcttctctctcctctTCTTCTCCGTTGCGGCCCAATCACGCCGCTTCCGCTTTTCTCTCTCGAAACGACGTCGTCGTCGATGACCACAGATCTGTTCCTTCCTCCCATCCCCTTCTTCCCTTCCGAG GTTTTGCTACTGAATCCCTGATCCACCCAATAGAAAACAGCATTATTCCCCAGATTCTGCCAACTGTTACTGCTGTTAAGAACCCTACTTCTAAGATTGTCTATGATGATCACAACCATGAAAGATTTCCCCCAGGTGACCCAAGCAAGAGGGCATTTGCCTACTTCGTACTTACAGGTGGTAGGTTTGCTTATGCCTCTCTGGTTCGTCTCCTTGTCCTCAAGTTTGTACTTAGCATGTCTGCCAGTAAGGATGTTCTTGCTCTGGCTTCACTTGAGGTCGATCTCTCCAGTATTGAGCCCGGCACCACGGTGACCGTTAAATGGCGTGGAAAGCCTGTGTTCATCAGGCGCCGAACCGAGGACGATATCAAGCTTGCAAATAGTGTTGATGTTGGATCTCTTCGCGATCCCCAGCCGGATGCAGATAGAGTCAAGGACCCAGAATGGCTCATTGTTATTGGGGTTTGCACACATTTGGGTTGCATTCCATTGCCAAATGCTGGTGACTTTGGGGGATGGTTTTGTCCATGCCATGGATCACATTATGATATTTCTGGCAGAATTAGGAAGGGGCCAGCACCATACAATCTGGAGGTTCCTACGTACACCTTCTTGGAAGAAAACAAGTTGATGAttggttga
- the LOC114369845 gene encoding uncharacterized protein LOC114369845, protein MSSLKFDLIVDTLASGSVLTSGVCLQCPDIFSDRQFLIDFVVLPLSQINVIFGMDWLSFNHVLLNCFEKFVVFPEFGVSEGDMFLPANQVEASLREDAHVYMILASMSAETKTPVSDIPLAKVFPEVFEDVYGLPPEREVEFSVDLGPVLDLYP, encoded by the coding sequence ATGTCTTCTTTGAAATTTGACTTAATTGTGGATACACTTGCTAGTGGGTCTGTTTTAACTTCTGGTGTTTGcttacaatgtcctgacatatTTTCTGATAGACagtttttgattgattttgttgttTTACCTTTGAGTCAGATCAATGTTATTTTTGGTATGGATTGGTTATCTTTCAACCATGTCTTATTAAACTGTTTTGAGAAATTTGTTGTCTTTCCTGAGTTTGGTGTGAGTGAAGGTGATATGTTTTTGCCTGCTAACCAAGTTGAGGCATCTTTGAGGGAGGATGCACATGTATATATGATCTTAGCTAGTATGAGTGCTGAGACCAAAACCCCTGTGAGTGATATACCCTTGGCGAAAGTGTTTCCGGAGGTGTTTGAGGATGTGTATGGattaccacctgagagagaggTTGAGTTCTCCGTAGACCTAGGCCCGGTACTAGACCTATATCCATAG